One Pomacea canaliculata isolate SZHN2017 linkage group LG1, ASM307304v1, whole genome shotgun sequence genomic window, GCTCCGATCTGATGAGGATAGAATATAAttctctttttcaaaaaaactcAGATTTCTGTGATTCCCAGTGGATGGTCTGCGCTTCTAATGAATGGAGAGTGATAGTCGGTATTTTTAGCTGAAAACGAAGCTAGCTTTTCATccgacagagaaaaataatcaactgATCTCTATTTCTATAATAGTTTCTATGAGGAACAAGCTGGTCTGCCAGTTTATCTCGGAGGTCTAAGCAAAGTACTGTTAATGTGCTTCATATTGCTGTTTTCGGTTGACATTTATACTCTGTGagctttctcagtctttacaTGCACAGAGACAATATAGGAGAGCTGAAGATTAAGCTTTGAGGGTGAGACCCACTTCATCTAATTATCGGCAGACCTTCAAACCGATTCCAGCTCATCGCAACTGTACCGTCCTCGTCACCATCATTCCTTTCATCACCACCGACAACGACACGTCCTGTGCGATCTCGGAAGCTCGTGCGACGACAAAGACGATGTATTCTTACACCTGAACGAAAAGTGCAGCAGCTGTGGCCAGCACACTGAGCATGTAACCAGAGACCATGGCGACAACGGACCCAACACTATGTACGCGTAGTGGCGCAGAGTTGAAGGATCTCTCGACTAGTTGTGTGGACCCATAAGGCAAGTTCAGGCAAGTTCAGGCAACTTCCGTTTAGTGATCATGGTCAGGATTGAAGCCTGTCGCTAGCGGGCTGCCTTCCCGCATTTTATCGATGTTgccgaaaaaaaacaactgaaggaCTATTTTCTAAACTACTTGTTTGATTGGATGGTGTCAGTCTACTCACCCCCAGCACACCAATCcactttctcctcctcccacctACACTCCTTTCCAAACGTCTGCTCCTTTCTACGTTCCAACCTTCCACCCCGCCCCCGGACTTTTTATGGATTTTGGATTTGCCTCATTAGTGCACAAGGGGTCGACTAATCCCTGGATATGGACGAAATAGATTTTCTGGCGGTTCGGTTACTTACTGATCAATAGGCTTCTTGCAAAGAGATCTATTTCCTTCgttggttttttgtttcctAACGCGGAGGACCCGAGAAAGATCGCACTTCCGGCTGACCGCCTCATTCCGCATAACACTGCACTGCAGGGCCTCTATCCCAACCCACGGCGGGCGAATGAATCGAGAAATCTCTAGAAACATATCGAGTAGACGTGATAAATGAGGGATTGTGGGAAGATTCTCTCTCTGAAATGCgcgcatatatatgtataatatatatgtatatatgcactacagagagagagagggaaagaaagaaatggaagagTCGTGGCTTCGTCTGGTTTTATTTCCGAAACCTGCGAACGGCCAGCCTGAGTGCGTGTTTGCACGCTCACTGTCATCCTTCCAATGGATTCTAATCTTCACTGTACCCGCAGACGGCCCAAGATGGAGCGAGGACACTCACCGGGAGGGAAAAACCATTTGTCTTTCTCACACTTGTGGTTAACCGCGCGAGGGTTCATAATGCGACTCAGCAATCGccagattgatttttttttttttggcgcgGCGTCTGGGATTGAATGCCCAAACATCAACCCATGAAAATATCCGTAACAAgttggggggaaggggtagcttgtttttttttttattaaaaaaaacataagcagCGAGCAACGAAAATAAATGTCGTATGGCTGACTTGCTCGTGGATAATCAGTTGAGATTTAATGCAGGAACCAGGTGAGGCTCAACTGGTTAATTTATTATGAAAGGCTGCTAGACGGACATGTTGCCAGACATCTGGTAGTTacgaagcgagggtaagtcgttgccctagGACAGTATGGAGAAACGCGAGGACAAACGTCCGTTTCTAAAAGTATAAAGCGGTGTCTAGACCCCGCAGGTGTTGTTTAACCCCCggagctgtagttataaagcggtggcaaaCGTGCTCTGGGGTAAACATACAGTTTCCGCGGGGTGGACACTGCTTTATTATTTCGGGAACAAGACACTTCTCCTTGGGATCCCCATTTCGCCTTGTGGAAACGACTTGATCTCGCTTGATAACTACGGCCCCTGTTGGCTAATTAGCGCTAACCAGTCAGCTAACCTGCTAACTAAAGCAAGGTGTGTAAGTAGTGTATGTTGGAATGTCCCACCCCTGCTtttgacgggtaacttgaacaaataaagccgtttttacgccCTCTCTAGCACTATGGCTAGCATAGTAGGCTGTTTACATTTTCGACATTAACTTTCATCTCATAGGAAATCTGATATTTATCTCAGGAAATATAAGCATCCCGTAATTCGTTCCATTAGGTTTCCCTTTTTATAggtcaaaaaagaagaaacccaAAGAAGTCCAGCCAGCACAACTGTGCGAGAACAAAGAATCATACTGGCTACTTTTATCCAGGATTCTTATTTTTCCCCATTCACTTTCTCCCCACTCCATCCCACCcccatctttattattattattgatgtaaTTGCTGGCACATTCCATGAAAATTTTAGTTCTGGAAGCATCAGACGAATTTTGTGGCAAGCCTAGGAGGCTCAGCAGTCACAGTCGCGTGACCGAGTGTCTCGCCACCCGGAATGTGGCTCCCCCGCTCCCCTTCTGCGCACTTGATCGGTTTGTACGACCACGCAAGACTCAAGCCCATCCAGAACTATCAGTCACAAATCTGACTCCTGCTACATGGTCTGGTTCATGTAAggttttcgttgttgttgttgatgacatGCTTACGGTCGACAAAGTATTTCCAATCAAGGTCACcgccaagtcacgtgactgacgaGGTGATGATGGCATAAAATGGACGATTgcatgcaagaaaaaagaaaggggaaggggTGAGAAAGAAATCTACGTGATACACGTGACAGCCGAACAGCTACCCCGTTCAAAGATGACCACGCGCAGACAAACGAGAAACTCCATCTTCTTCAACAGCCTCGCGGTCGCCGCCATCTTTCTTCCGAGTCGACAACGCAAAGCGCACCAACCAATCAGAAGTGGACACATTTCTCTCCCACAAGAATAAACCCTCTTTTCACTTACCACCAGCAGGGTCCGCAGAGACTGCTGGAAACAAATGGGTATGTAGACAACGAGGAATTGCTGTGAAATCGCGTGCCGCTGCCTCATTTCCAGGCGACGGGTGGTCCGGATGAAGCCGTGTGATTTTTGCGCTTTTGCTATTTTGCTTCTTAAGTCTCTCTCccaaacttttttcatttcactgTGCACACCTCTGTGTATTAGAGAGAGGggcagacacaaaaaaaactgCGATTTATGATTTATACCGCAGTTTACAAGCAAGCGTTCTAAACCTTCAACATCTAGGGATaggttaaaatatttgctttttaatcagatgttatggctaaaaattCCCCCCGACACACACCGGGCTTataaccaataaaataaaataaaggattaAGCACCCGGTGAAATAAGGTAAATTATTGCAAATGCTGACATTCCGGTCATATAAGAAATGTGTCGGTCACATCTGCGTTATATTTGACAAGGGAAAACAGACACTCGACTGCACAACAGCTGCTTGAAAAacaggcgatttttttttctgaaagagaGTTTGGAAAGCGGGTTCGTATTGGGGATTTAGAGGAGAATATTTATTCTGTGGCTTTCCTACATTTGTTTCATTCGCCCACCTCCAGCAAAAATAGCACGCGGCTCGACGGATTTCAATTAAACACGACGTGCGTTTGAGATGGATGAATACTTAAAACTATCATCTGATGCTCAGCACAGAATCCCCTATTGTGCCGACTGCGTTGGTCGAAGAAAACGGTAAATTTTCCCGTCGTTTACTGACCAGAGCCTTCAGTCAAAGGTGGGCCACAAGAGGGTAGAATAACGACCGTGACGTCAGCGCAGAAAAACAAAGCTGCCGTCTGAAATCAGGAGCATGTATTAACTAGGACACTGAGCATCGTCAGCCTACTTGTCCCCGAGGGCAGAAACTTGCTCTCAATTCACAAATACAATGAAGAACTTGAAATATAATCAGCTACAAGCAAGCGCTCCTTGCActttctgaaaatatgtttcgatttaaaaaaaaaaattttttaaacactgatCCCTGATCTTTCGGCAGTTTTGATTCACTGCACCTCCCCAAGATCTTCTTTCTCGGGAAAGATGGCTGACACTGGAGAGCCGACCGTTTCTCAAGAACGCCAGAGAAGACACATTATCTAAGAGAAAATACGACACGAGACAGGAGCGGGAGTTCTTCAATTTCAGCGAGATCGAAAGCAAATTTAGCTACAGGTGGAGATTCAACAGGTCTTCTTGTAAGGCGAGAGTACCAGACGACAGCGATAGGAGAGAGTCCTGAGCAGCGACTGAGAGGTGAAAGGTGATGGTCGAACCTTCTGGAAAGTGGGTGATGATTGGCACCTCAGCCGCACAAGAGGGTGTGAAAACTCTCGGCAATTAATACCCGCTGTTTGCCCGACACCAAGTGCAGCACCGTGCTCTCTGACCTCAATCTTGCGCTCTGCTCAAATCTCACGACCTTAACTGGACATGGACAGGCGCTTTCTTTCCAGTCCCTCGTGGTCGAGATTCTGCAGAAAACCATTCTGGGTCCTTTTGAAtcgttttctcaaaaaaaaaaaaaaaaaaaaaattagtctgtCGGCTTTGTGTTCGGTCGTTCACTAACATGTCTTTGTGGAACTCTCTTGTCAACTCGGTCGTTGGCCAGCGACTCCCTAAAGTGAATATGCCCCTGTCAAGACAGGAAGCGCTGCCAGTCAGCAGCTTTTAacgtttaattaattaaaattgaCAGGTTCCTGCCACTCTGCCTCTCGTTTAGCAGCATGTCATAATCCATATCCACTGACCGTCCATCTatgtccagttctgttgctaCGTGTGGTCCAGAATCAAGATGCTCTGAATCCATGTCCTTCGAACTCTCAACTTTGAATTCTACCATCACGGTCCGGTCAACGAAATGCTCATAGTTCGGCAAAAATTCTCACAAATAGTCAAATCCATTATACAGCAGCCTCAACCTGGCACCAAATGCCACATTCACTTTTTCATCccaatttcaaaattaatgcTACGTGCTatgactgaaaaagaaaacctgaagAAGTCCGAAACTGCGATTTTAAAGCTTACACTTCGTGTCATTCTTGTTGTATGCAGAGTGAAATTGTGCGTCCTTAGTTTGTTGCTCGCGCTGCCACATCGTCACGAGCGTACGCACTCACCCAAATCCAAAGGCAGGCGATCCCTCCAACACGCCTGTCTTTTATGcaactcacacatgcacacgcaatGTTCAGACGccaaaacgaagatggacgtgcTGCCTCTAAATAACTCTCCTGAACACTTTGACATCCCTCTCTCTGATTGCAGGCTACAGGTTCTACGGCCCTTACGACATCTTCCAGCCCCGTGCCGCCAGATGGCAGTCACGACTGAAATCAGAAGGTTGGCTCGGTATGGCTTTTTAACCTCCGCAGTAGCTGTCTGCCCTCATACGTGACCCCTCCTCGCCAACTACCGCTCCTCTCTTTCTATCTTACATCCTGTACCCAATCCTCAACAGATTGTGAAATGTGTGGCtgatgaacatttttgttgatttaagAGCACTATATACTTATTAACTGTTGTCTGCACATTTGTATCCATCATGCTTGCATGACTTGCTCACTTTTGTTTCCATGTTGGGTGTTCGATGATAATTTTCTACGTTACAGTCATTCCCTCCCCAACTATcttcgatttatttatttttgttttttgttcgcATTAAGTAATGTTACATGCACGGTCAGCACGCTTCAGGTGATGTAACCTGCATGGTGAGCACGCTTCAGGTAATATTACAAGAACTGTGAGCACGCTTCAGGTAATCAATGTTACATGCATAGTGAACACGCTTACATAGTTTTATAGTGCGCTGTACAAGCCcttaaataatgataataaaaactcAAGCTAAAACAATACCTACGGTGAAATGTTTAACTGTCAAAAAACGAGCCGGCATATGGCACCTGCCGAAGCTATTTcctcatcttaaaaaaaaaaaaaaaggtgattacAAATGTTTATCATTGAGAAAAGCCCGCACGTGATTCCACGCATCTACACAACTTCTGCTGCGTCCTTCCGCAGGTGGCAGCGCCCAGGCCGGTCCCCTCCGGACATCCATCCAGCCAAGCGACCCCGACTACTACCCCAAGCTCATCAACTGGCTGGACCATGTGGGCCGTCGCTGACCAGCCGCCGCTGAGGCGGTCATGCGTCTAACGGTCTTTGTTGACAAGTGTTCTGCCTGGAATGACCTCTTGCGTGTCTGTCTAGCATCCTGTGATTTGCATCACACTACTACTCCATACTCTAACCTTTTCCTTAACACCAGATTGTTGCTTACCATGCGTTATACAGGCTATCGCGGAAAGTATGGGCAGATTTTGAAGGATGTGGGTGTGGAGATGAGGACTATTatgtcacaattttattttattttgcttttacaacATTTGAAGATCTCGCTGAGAATTCTTCTGTACCAGTCAATTCATCTGTTTTGCAGTTTATCTATTTCAGCAAGCATAGTGCTTTAAGCAAAAGATGTTCATGCCACCAAATTTATCATATGCAGTTGGAGGTCTTCAAAATTAGCTCCACCATTTATTCTCCAATTTCATATAACAACCTGGCTAACGGTTACAGGCTATGCATCTGTTTAGGTTTATGAAATTGCAGCTTATTAGATTAAGTAGCAATGCATCAGCAACAAATCAATTCTCTTCTTTTGTAGTTGACCATGAACCACAAGAGAAAAGCCTTTGTAGcatgaaatttcatttttaggCCTTCCCCCGATGCATATTTAAATTCCTGTTATGTAGGCTCCTTCTAAAATCAGTCTCAGTACCCGACTGACACAACACAGGCAGTTccattttctgcattttctgtttatacaacaaaactaaaagaaaaaaaatctgaatctTGTACAACCAGGAAATGTAACCTATCAAAACACATATCTGTAATCAAGCTCCAGTCATACTAAGATTGTAAGATTAGAAATAAACAGGTTATGTAAATACCTTTGGGATTTTACTTACAAACCTTAATGTCTtcaggaaagaataaaatattcttaaaactgtttcttgtttgcattttttattgtttaatattgaaatcataaataaaatatttaatgattaacctcatttattttcaagtaatcTGCAAGTACACTTTATCAACATGTCACTAACAGCACAAAGAGCATCAAGTAATCATGgacacatacatatgtacacacaaacatttgtatgtGCAGCCAAGGACTATACGCACCAAAGAATTTCAACCTTTAAACTAAAATACTGAGTAAAGTCAACAAGACACTTCATTAGAATACCCATGGAAGATCCCCTCGTAAAGACTAGCTTGAAATAAAGAGACTGGTACTCACCCGCAAAGAGCGATCATAGGAAGCACTGAAGACTTTGGTGCCAGATGCCGTTTGTAATGCAGAAAGGGCATATACAGTCCCAGAGTGACCCATCAACGTTGATAACTGCTTGTATGAATTAAGCTCCCATACCTACATTTCAAAAGGGAATGTCAACTAGTATAAAATGCAACTGTAAcaaccaaaacacacaaaagaaggGGAAGGAGGTAAATCATTTTACGCAGTGCATATCTATAGGGCATGCAGACATTTAAGAACTAAACAGAAAAGCATTATTTGTAACAATTTATTCTAGGCTCACCATTTCAATTTCAGCTAAAAGTATTcatgaaataataacaacacttAATTAACATCAAGTGTTAGTACTAGCTTGGCAGGGTTAAGGATAGAAAAAAGCTACAGCACAGAAAGGAAACCAAGTGCACTACACTTCTATAGATGTTTGTTTCTTACATTCTCTGCAAACTTTTCCAAATTTATAATccatattatttacatttttatgtccatataacctacaaacatcaccatgcatagAAAGCACTCAAAAGTATGACATTACATATGTACACAGATTTTGCATCTGGTCTAATatgctgccctatgctcctcaaggatcaacaaggactaaactaactaagCATGGTCTAATATACGGCTCTCTCATTGGTTGAGGCCTTCACAATATAAACCTATCCACCATGCACAATCCTGGTTGTTGACCTGTGGACTGTGATATTTGTAAATAGTATTTTGCACCAACCTCTACCCTATTGTTAGCAAAAAATGTGCACCCTACCAATCCTTTATGACAAAAATGCATcaaaagtttgcaaaaaatCAAGACTGACATGAATGCAGTTTTCATAGGTGCCACACAAAATGTGATGAGGTGTAACTGCAATGCTGTAGACACTTCCTCCAGATGTTTCCAGGTTTCGAACACACTCCAGTGAATTTAAATCCCACATCTGCCACAGAGAAAGGAGTCCTTTTAGTCTCTCAACAAAATTAAGCAAGTATGCCAACCAACTTACCAATGCCAGAAAAAGGAGATCAGGAAAGGTAAGATGTTACATAACAATATGCCATAAATAAGTGTTCTTATTAGACTACATCCTCACTTTGATAGTCTGGTAAGACCCACTGAAGAGATAGTCTTGTGTGGCAGCCAGTGCTCGCACCCAGTGATTTAGTCCTGTCAGCTCTTTTCTCAACTCACAAGTGTACACATCCCAGACCTGTAATAAACAGTGACAAATGAATGtgtgaaaacataaatatgcCAGTATTTTATATGGATGCTCCTTTTGCATACAGGagaattgttattttaaattttggctGGCATACTTTAAAACAGGAGTCAACATACCAAATTGCTACACACTAATATACATAAATGATGAGCAAAGGAATGGAAAGTAGATGGAAgagaaaaagtcacaaaaaagtgtcaaCATAAAATACTCACACGGACAACCTTCAGAGAACCACTAAACAGCATGTTTTTGGCAGCCACCAACGTGCATACTGGGTTGTCATGTGCTTTGATAACATGCACATTTTCATAGTTGTCAACATTCCACACCTGAAATAGTATCACTGCCATTAACAAGTTACAACTCTATCTTTTTAAGAGACTTTTTAATATACAGctgtgcaatgtgtgtgtagcagaaaaatgtgtgcatgtgcattttaCAATGGCAATTACATAGATGGAAACATACACGCTTTTAAAGATTTGTGTagatttaattaataaaaaaataactgtattaAAATGCATCAAATCTTTCTTCTACCTTACCTCCCATTAGTAATTTGTTGTAATCACTAAAGCTACTATAGACgttgttataaaatatatatggaAAGGCTTTGTCAGCATTATTCCACATCATCCTGTGATGACAAAACAGTTTCTGGATTGGTTCTCAAAAAACTCACCATGATGTTGCAGTCTTGTGAGCCACTGAAAAGTTTATTGCCACAGGTGCACAGAGCTAGGACAATACCAGTATGGCCCTCCAAAGTCCGTACACATTTGTAAGATGCACTTGTGTCCCACACCTACAATGCAAGAAATTTTAGTTGCATCATcccattacatttatttacttagaAACAAGCATGTACACAATCCTTTATTGTTAAGTCTTTATTAATCATAaacttttaatgtatttatgtGGTTGAACATTTCATgatgaaaaagcaagaaaaaaatggaaagttttttttatgctaGCTGCCTCAAGTTTATTCAATAAACATTATACAGAACATAATTTTCAGAAACCTGTTAATTTGATTTATCATCAGTTTTAACTTTTCAAACTGTCCAAAATACTTTTTGCTtaataaatacagaaacatcAAAATGTCGAAAATGAAATTTCACACAATGACTGGATGGCACCAAGAAGGTAAGAATAAAACATTGGTGTCTGAAGTATCAAGTATCACAGCTAACCTTGATGGTCTTATCTGAAGATCCACTGAAGAGGTAGTCTCCCATGGCACAAAGGCACCACACTGGGCCCTACCAAAATAGTCAAAGGCCAGGCTTTTGAAGCAGCAGCAAGACAGCTTATATAGTCattaaaaagatatataaaaaaaagagttaaagatAAAGTCATATAGACCAGTGGCCATAAGGGCAAtggatgcaagtggttcaacATGTCAAGGGTATGACTTATGGAAGGTGGAGACCACCCATATCCTGCTACTTTTGCTTAATAAATCAAGGACCTCTAAGCACTTGAAGGGTGGGCAGGGAGTATTTTCTAGCAAAAGGCTTTAACAGGCTTCAAACTCGTAGCTTTTTGCGGTATAGGCATGCATACTAACCACCTAGCTGTGGAACACCCCCTTTCTAATCTGGTGGGAGTAATCTATAATCCTTGTCTTGCAGCTTATCACTATGCATCAGCTGGTGgaaattttgttattgtaaCATTTTACAATTCACATATTTTACTATTGAAGTTATTTGCGGCATTTTGGAAGAAGGAATATTTTTAGGTTTAGATCTGCAGGCATAGTCTTACAGAAGTTATTTGACTAACCATACTAATACATTACATCAAACATGATGCACAAAGTAACTAAGGTCAGAATCAAAGGTCTTACATTACTACTAAATAGACATCACTGTAGCGATGCAAAAGTTTAGAAAAGAACATTCATACGATAAAGATCCATGCCAACTTCATGAACTGTGTAATGTAGGATAGTCTATTGACATGATAGCAGCTAGGGCATAAAGAACAGTACTATTCATAATTTACAcgaaatgttgaaaaaataaaactgttaaggAGCATCTGACCTGGTGCTAAAATTGCAAAAATTTGCGGAATGTATAACAGAGCAAGGGATTTAATAAGAGTCACTGTTCATGTACTGTCCTCACATTGACAGGCAACCTAAAAGCATGATGCTATATTGCAGAAGAGGCCTCCTGGTTTGTCTACTATTCCATTGTTATTCTGCTGCTGTTCATCTACTTGATCTACTACTGTTCTATGACTGTTCAAATATTCACGCATTCGGACCCACTTTCACCTTCAGTGCAAGTTCAACATTCAAGTTTACATTCAACACTCACTTCAAACATAATATTCAAGTTCACACAGTAAACGGTAACTCATATTTTTATCACTGCTACAGTCTCTAACTTCTGAGCAGCAGTGACCTTAACCATGATGATTTTTTCCGGCTTATAGTCCTTGCCATGAGATACTGTCATTATCTAtttaaattcatcatcatcgttagtTCAACAATAAATATGTTAATTGCTGGCCAGTCCTTTTTGCTCGGAAAAGGTGGGATTCTGGACAAGCGTGGTCACATCTTCATGTCTGAACATGCTCCACATACAGTTGagacatttctaattttttgaaaacattgcagATTTTTCTAGTCcaaattcaaatatttgaaatgctATCATcctgaaatataattttacgTGATTTCACatttaatttgtatataattaaagtctgcATATTTAGAACCTACCTGGTGACCAACAAATGTTCCTTTGCACTTGAACATAGAAATTGGATCATATGCTGAAAAAACATAAGACCATTTCAGAAACCATATAAAGCAGTCAGTCCATTTCTCTGCTTTAAACACCACCTCTActtcaaatattattattttcattgctaAACAAGTTTTCTATTCCTTCTAGAACAATGAAGAGtgtaagaaagaatgaaagaatatatctatttttttctaatgtacaTGTAGACAACTTAGCTATTTTAAATAAGTTCTGAGAACCTTTGTCATTTTGCAAGGCAGGTTTTAAAAAGAAGCTGGGTTTTACTGAAAGACTGTATCTCACAAACCTCCAGCTGTGGCCCCAATGTTTATCAGGTTGTTAATATTGGAAACTTCAGCCTgcaacataaacatttacagtACTATGGATCCAACTGGTTGCAAAATCCAAAAATATCGATGTAATTTAAAGCAGCAGCAATGTTCAACAAggaaaaaacaatatttgttataaaataataaataagtgaCACTATAACTGAATTACAACCTCTGGTTTGGGGAATTGGTATCTTCTAATAATTAGACCTAGTCAtttgaatataattttgtaCACTGGGTCTAACCTTTTAAAGGTAAGAACGtcaaaaagagacaaaagaataaaacctACATTAATCACTGCAACATCCCGTCTGTGCTGAAGTACTTCATTCATCAGCTTGCCCTGGTTGTCTTCCACTTCAACTGCATTTAATataattgataaaaaaatatttgctcaaATCAGCTCTCGAGCTCTAAACTTTtctaattattaattttataaaatattattggtATAGACAATCCAATATCAAACATATCTGGATAGACCTAAGAAAAACCCACCCAGCTTGAGATCAACAGTCTTCTCAAGATTCTCAAGGCGCTCTGAAAGACGACCAAGCATGGATCGAAGGAACTCAATCTCCTGGTCTTTCTGTGATAAAGACAAGTGTAGATCTTGCATTTTCTCATCAACACGTTGTAGAAAGTCCTTCATGCCTTCAAAACGACAAACTTTTAAATGATCTTCCAGGTCTTCTTGTGTTCCCATAAATTCACAGCTGAAAACAATAGACAGCTatagtaaattttttaacaaaaggcaagaaaggaAACCCCAGGAAAAAGATTACTTTAGGCAAAACACTCATTAGCCCCTTCAGTTTTACATCTGTGAATGCCATAGTTTATGAAGCAATATTTTTCAATCTATTTTGTACAAGCGTAATAATCAAAAAAGTAAGTGCCAAGACCTATTTCATAATTCTCGTTTAAACATCAaccatttataaatgtattaagAAACTGATCAATTTaatacattataaaataaaataagaaaatggcaagtaaatgaaaatttggtaaaaatatatccacacaTTAATAATTAGGCAACACATTTACCTGTATTTCTGATATGGACAGCGCACATTATTACAGACTCTAAGATGGTCCTCAAAGTCctgaaaaaaacatcaacacattTTCTGAAACACTTGCCAATAAACAGGTTTCAAATGATTCTTTTATTTAAGTCCTTGTCAATCAAATGATCAGATATATGCTTATTCTTCTTCACTTTAAAATTATCTCTGATAACAATGAAACACTGTTTTAAAGGCTAACGCAaatcaaacatgaaaacatgaacACTGCTGGCAGGTTAATAGAATAAACAGCTATCATTACTTTGTTATCAAAGTGGGTAATGGacttttaattaacttttaatttaGAAAAGTGCTCATTGACCAACCTAAATTCTAACTTCATCACTGAAACATACAGCCAA contains:
- the LOC112556789 gene encoding E3 ubiquitin-protein ligase TRAF7-like gives rise to the protein MAFNGKCTPQPQQKDSYTFVETVFGPASLSPVTSKVLVDDSDSAFNSGADFVASGSMLLQIPSPAHRRTGSNLSNNSLFLEDEEEIQVFVDTPSKILFCRLCNKIFTNPVITACGHTFCRRCVQNSTDGLCPVDEQKLSVVVANIAVSEQIGEMMVHCRYGCKFDSDSNTYIVDATRCQATIKLCARREHEETCDFMPLECPNNTGCPPILRKDFEDHLRVCNNVRCPYQKYSCEFMGTQEDLEDHLKVCRFEGMKDFLQRVDEKMQDLHLSLSQKDQEIEFLRSMLGRLSERLENLEKTVDLKLVEVEDNQGKLMNEVLQHRRDVAVINAEVSNINNLINIGATAGAYDPISMFKCKGTFVGHQGPVWCLCAMGDYLFSGSSDKTIKVWDTSASYKCVRTLEGHTGIVLALCTCGNKLFSGSQDCNIMVWNVDNYENVHVIKAHDNPVCTLVAAKNMLFSGSLKVVRVWDVYTCELRKELTGLNHWVRALAATQDYLFSGSYQTIKMWDLNSLECVRNLETSGGSVYSIAVTPHHILCGTYENCIHVWELNSYKQLSTLMGHSGTVYALSALQTASGTKVFSASYDRSLRVWSMDNMICTQTLVRHQGSVACLAVSRGRIFSGALDSTVKVWQVGTQPPVTMCRVWRTPRDFGTDMLERFPSPAVLTKLKHSLRPTHTPAADAAPRRTS